The Polyangium spumosum region ATCGCGGAGGCGCAGGCCGAGCTCGAGGAGCGCGCCCTCGGCGACGGTGGTGGCGGCTGCTGCGACCACGATCACGACCATGATCACGACCATGATCATGGCCACGCGCCCGAGGGCGGCGGACATCTCGTCCAGCTCTCGCGCAAGCGCTGAAGCCTACTGCACCCGGGGGGGAGCAAGTCCGACCAAGGGAGACACGACGAACCGATGAAAGCAGCTACGGATCAGGGATACTTTGCCGCGCTTGCCTATGATCTCCGGGTGCGCGAGCGCCTCCTCGCCGCGGGCGTGATCACCCAGGCGGACCTCGACCGTTACCTCGGCGAGCTCCCCGAGCTCGAGACCGAGGCCGAGGGGCTCGGCATCGCGCAGCCCGCGCTCGTCTCTGCGTCTGCCGCGCAGGCCCCGGCGCAGGCTCCGGCGGCTGCGCCCGTCGCGACGATGCCCGTCGCGACGATGCCCGTCGCGACGATGCCCGCGGTCACGGCTGCCCCGGCCCAGAGCAGCGAGACGATCGCGGACGTGGACGCGGATGACGACGATGATGTCGACGACGTAGCCGACGCAGCCGACGTAGCCGACGCAGCCGACGTAGCCGACGTAGCCGACGTAGCCAACGAGGCAGGCGAGGCGTGAGCGGCCAGGGCGATCGCGACGCGCCGGCAGCGGGGCAGCTCCCGAAGCTCGACTTCTCGATCTTCGTGATGTCCATCATCGGCTCGGCGCACGTCCATCTCGGCGATATGCCCGGCCCGGATGGGCACTCGGAGCGCAACCTCGACCTCGCCCAGCAGGACATCGATCTGCTCACGCTTCTCGAGGAGAAGACGAAGGGCAACCTCACGGGCGACGAGGAGCGGCTCCTCACGCAGGCGCTCGACGAGTTGCGCGAGCGCCTCGCGGAGGTATCCAAAGAAACGTGAGCTCACCTCGCCCGCCGCTCCTGCTCCTCGTCTTGATCTCGTGGCTCCTCGTGGCTGCGTCGGCGTGTGGCAAGGGCGGCGGCTCGTCGGGCAACGCGTCCGGGGCGGGCGAGCCTGGGGCTTCGCTCCCGCCCGGCGCGATCCCTCTTCCGAGCAGCGCGGCGCCGATGGCTCCTCCCTCTGCGCACGCGCGGACGGCGCCCGCCGCGCCGGCGATCGTGACCCAGGAAGGCACGCCGATCTCCTTCGCGCCCCTCGCGAAGAAGGCGGATCCGGCGGTGGCGACGGTCAAGGCGCGCGTCGAGAAGGAGACCGCTTCGGGCCGCCGTCGTGCCGTCTCCGAGGGCCTCGGGACGGCGTTCGTCTACGACCCCGAGGGGTTCATGCTGACGAACAACCACGTCATCGAGGATGCGACGGACATCGTCGTTGGCTTCGTCGATGGCCGTGAGATGCGCGCGACGGTCGTGGGGCGCGACAAGCACACGGACATCGCGGTCCTGCGCGTCGACGAACGAGGCCTGCCCTCGCTTTCGCTGGGCGACTCGGACGTGATCGACGTGGGTGACTGGGTCGTCGCGATCGGCAACCCGTTTGGCCTCTCGCACACCGTCTCGGCGGGGATCCTCTCGGCGAAGGGCCGCACGCGTGACGACGTGAAGGGCCTCGATCCCAGCGGTTATTTCAACTTCCTCCAGACCGACGCCAGCATCAACCCCGGCAACTCGGGCGGCCCGCTGCTCGACATGCGTGGCGAGGTCGTGGGCATCAACGCGGCCGTCCGCGCGAACGCCAACAACATCGGCTTCGCGATCCCGATCAACATGGTCAAGCAGCTCTTGCCCACGTTGCTCCGGGACGGGAAGATCCGGCGCAGCGCGCTCGGGGTCTTCGTCGACGCGCTGAACCCGATCGAGGCGAGCCGCTTGCGGCGGCCGGATCGCAAGGGCGCGTGGGTGCAGCGGGTGATCGCGGGTGGGCCGGCCGATCGTGCTGGGCTCTCGCCTGACGACGTCATCGTCTCCTTCGACGGCAAGCCCGTCTCGGATCCGAACGAGCTCCGGTGGCTCGCGAGCATCGCGGGCGTCAACAAGACGGTGACCTTGCGGATCGCGCGGCTCGAGCGGGTCTTCGACGTCCGCGTGACGCTTGGCGAGCTCGAGCCGATTGACGACCGTGAGGAGCCTTGACCTTTCGGCCGGAAGGCCGATCGCCTAGAGTACCTCATCGACGTGCCCCCGATTCCCATGCCCCCGGACGAGTCCCTCCGGCCCGAGCCGGCCGACCCGACGGACGACCAGCCTGAAGGTGCCCTGGGGCTGCCGGACGAGCTTCCCGACGCCCCGGCGCCGCCCGAAGCCGCGATCGGCCGTATCGGCCGCGTGAATAGGCCTTCGCAGGAGGCGTCCAACAAAGAGGCCCGAAGGCGGGAGGCAGAGGAAGATCGTGAGCTCATCCTTCGGGCACAGAAGGGGGACCAGGCGGCGTTCAGGCGGCTCGTCGAGCGCCACCAGCGCCGGGCCTTCGCGATCGCGATGGGCCTCGTCCGCGACGAGAACGACGCACGCGAGCTGGTGCAGGACGCTTTTTTG contains the following coding sequences:
- a CDS encoding S1C family serine protease; this encodes MSSPRPPLLLLVLISWLLVAASACGKGGGSSGNASGAGEPGASLPPGAIPLPSSAAPMAPPSAHARTAPAAPAIVTQEGTPISFAPLAKKADPAVATVKARVEKETASGRRRAVSEGLGTAFVYDPEGFMLTNNHVIEDATDIVVGFVDGREMRATVVGRDKHTDIAVLRVDERGLPSLSLGDSDVIDVGDWVVAIGNPFGLSHTVSAGILSAKGRTRDDVKGLDPSGYFNFLQTDASINPGNSGGPLLDMRGEVVGINAAVRANANNIGFAIPINMVKQLLPTLLRDGKIRRSALGVFVDALNPIEASRLRRPDRKGAWVQRVIAGGPADRAGLSPDDVIVSFDGKPVSDPNELRWLASIAGVNKTVTLRIARLERVFDVRVTLGELEPIDDREEP
- a CDS encoding DUF1844 domain-containing protein; this encodes MSGQGDRDAPAAGQLPKLDFSIFVMSIIGSAHVHLGDMPGPDGHSERNLDLAQQDIDLLTLLEEKTKGNLTGDEERLLTQALDELRERLAEVSKET